From the genome of Rhizobium leguminosarum, one region includes:
- a CDS encoding IS256 family transposase: MAIEKELLDQLLAGRDPSEVFGKDGLLDDLKRALSERILNAELDEHLDVEHSEGTCANRRNGSSRKTVLTGTSKMTLAIPRDRAGTFDPKLIAKYQRRFPDFDDKIISMYARGMTVREIQGHLEEIYGIEVSPDLISAVTDTVLEAVGEWQNRPLELCYPLVFFDAIRVKIRDEGFVRNKAVYVALAILADGTKEILGLWIEQTEGAKFWLRVMNELKSRGCQDILIAVVDGLKGFPEAITAVFPQTIVQTCIVHLIRHSLEFVSYKDRKPVMPVLRAIYRARDAEAGLKALEAFEEGYWGQKYPAISQSWRRNWEHVVPFFAFPEGVRRIIYTTNAIEALNSKLRRAVRSRGHFPGDEAAMKLLYLVLNNAAEQWKRAPREWVEAKTQFAVIFGERFFN, encoded by the coding sequence ATGGCTATCGAAAAAGAACTTCTGGACCAGCTTCTTGCGGGACGTGATCCGTCCGAGGTTTTCGGCAAGGACGGCTTGCTGGATGACCTGAAGAGGGCGCTTTCGGAGCGCATTCTCAATGCCGAGCTAGACGAGCATCTCGATGTTGAGCATAGCGAGGGGACCTGTGCCAACCGGCGCAATGGCTCCTCGAGGAAGACAGTTTTGACCGGAACGTCGAAAATGACGCTGGCCATTCCGCGCGACCGGGCCGGCACGTTCGACCCGAAGCTGATCGCCAAATACCAGCGCCGCTTTCCCGATTTCGACGACAAGATCATCTCCATGTACGCCCGCGGCATGACGGTGCGGGAGATCCAGGGTCATCTCGAAGAAATCTACGGCATCGAAGTATCGCCAGACCTGATCTCGGCGGTGACCGATACCGTTCTGGAGGCAGTTGGTGAGTGGCAGAATCGTCCGCTTGAGCTGTGCTATCCCCTTGTGTTCTTCGACGCCATCCGGGTCAAAATCCGGGACGAAGGTTTCGTTCGCAACAAGGCCGTCTATGTCGCACTCGCTATTCTTGCGGACGGCACCAAGGAAATCCTCGGGCTATGGATCGAGCAGACGGAAGGGGCAAAGTTCTGGCTGCGGGTGATGAACGAACTGAAGAGCCGTGGCTGCCAGGACATCCTGATCGCTGTGGTCGATGGCCTGAAGGGCTTTCCCGAAGCCATCACTGCCGTCTTTCCCCAAACGATCGTGCAGACTTGCATTGTCCACCTGATCCGGCATTCCTTGGAGTTCGTTTCCTACAAGGATAGAAAGCCCGTCATGCCGGTGCTGAGAGCCATCTACCGTGCCAGAGATGCCGAGGCGGGCCTGAAGGCACTGGAGGCCTTCGAGGAAGGCTACTGGGGCCAGAAATACCCTGCCATCTCTCAAAGTTGGCGGCGCAATTGGGAACACGTCGTTCCCTTCTTCGCCTTCCCGGAAGGTGTCCGCCGCATCATTTACACCACGAACGCCATAGAGGCCTTGAACTCGAAACTTCGCCGGGCCGTGCGCTCGCGTGGGCATTTCCCTGGTGACGAAGCCGCCATGAAGCTGCTATATCTGGTGCTCAACAACGCCGCAGAGCAATGGAAGCGCGCGCCGCGGGAATGGGTCGAAGCAAAGACACAGTTCGCCGTCATCTTCGGCGAGCGGTTCTTCAACTAA
- the tnpA gene encoding IS66-like element accessory protein TnpA yields the protein MDEDVPKLQVRLVGRDGRRRYDPASRDQLVAACLESGVSVSRLALEHGVNANLVRKWVKRAKQERALTSVSAFVPVQIASDICSSSASARLTEAEPLGKRSHASKVSALLPNGVSLTAEYSDVDGLAAIIGALGHVQTGR from the coding sequence ATGGATGAAGATGTTCCTAAACTGCAGGTGCGGCTTGTTGGCCGCGACGGCCGTCGTCGATATGACCCTGCTTCGCGTGATCAGCTTGTCGCAGCGTGTTTAGAGTCCGGCGTTTCGGTCTCAAGGCTGGCGCTGGAGCACGGCGTCAATGCCAATCTCGTTCGGAAGTGGGTAAAGAGGGCTAAACAAGAGCGTGCTTTGACTTCGGTCTCGGCGTTCGTTCCGGTTCAGATTGCTTCGGATATCTGCTCGTCTTCTGCCAGCGCTCGACTGACGGAAGCGGAGCCGCTCGGAAAACGTTCTCATGCATCCAAGGTGAGCGCGCTGCTGCCGAACGGGGTCAGTCTGACGGCAGAATACAGCGATGTCGATGGACTGGCGGCAATCATAGGAGCGTTGGGTCATGTTCAGACTGGGCGCTGA
- the tnpB gene encoding IS66 family insertion sequence element accessory protein TnpB (TnpB, as the term is used for proteins encoded by IS66 family insertion elements, is considered an accessory protein, since TnpC, encoded by a neighboring gene, is a DDE family transposase.), with translation MFRLGADLKVYLHREPIDFRAGINSLAVLVQETMALDPFAPAVFAFCNRRRDRVKLLFFDRSGFVLILKRLTEDKFRWPRREVPVVTLTTEQLHWILDYAC, from the coding sequence ATGTTCAGACTGGGCGCTGATCTCAAGGTCTACCTGCATCGAGAGCCGATCGACTTCCGCGCGGGCATCAACAGCCTTGCGGTCCTGGTCCAGGAGACGATGGCGCTGGACCCGTTTGCTCCTGCGGTTTTTGCCTTCTGTAACCGCCGGCGTGACCGGGTGAAGCTGCTGTTCTTCGATCGCTCGGGCTTCGTGCTGATCCTGAAGCGGTTGACCGAAGACAAGTTCCGATGGCCGCGCCGAGAGGTGCCGGTGGTTACACTGACGACCGAGCAACTGCACTGGATTCTCGACTACGCATGTTGA
- a CDS encoding recombinase family protein, translating into MKSELVKPTHLARRAVVYVRQSTPHQVISNQESLRLQYALRERARELGWHEADIDVIDADLGISGASTTGRNGFKELVGRVGLSEIGLILSIDVTRLARNCSDWYPLLDICGLRGCLIADRDGVYDPGSANGRLLLGLKGTISELELHTIRSRLTAGLLAKAERGELALMLPVGLVRDASGVVVKDPDLGVQERLELVFRTFLKFRTVAKVMRVLNDRDLPLPRRDRFGELRWARATVSAVARILKNPAYAGAFVYGRTRFRAAGRDGGSEAKTPKDIKDWRIIVKDRYPHYIDWSTYEKIRDIVRDNRAEYMRAKTRGAPRDGELLLHGIAWCGRCGYKMYVRYKGGGEYACNHLHSHSGLPDCQRVRAAQIDAAVADAFLAALAPGELDALARARQAQQQVNKALRAGAERELERKRYAAALAERQFNRVDPDNRLVASELERRWEAALSELRAAEDAVAQRASTEPAKRTGFSKDLNNKVVALFDSLPQIWANDATTDAHRKALLRCLVEKVVLDRGERDVALARIVWRGGAVTDLHVKMKVNSVAKLTRGEELRARLLELALTGVPDDQIAEILTREGHHSPNCEDKVLPITVQRLRLAAGIKAKAQRNRWTHEPTLLSAVQLAARLDIPVNWIYVQIRRKRLLIDQQSTGAYLFQNSPAVVNAVRDLRNRTINHLDLRIIQPHQEGHQHA; encoded by the coding sequence ATGAAGTCCGAACTGGTCAAGCCCACCCATCTGGCACGCAGAGCGGTTGTTTACGTCCGTCAGTCGACACCGCATCAAGTCATAAGCAATCAAGAGAGCCTACGGCTACAGTACGCGCTCCGCGAGCGCGCTCGTGAACTTGGCTGGCATGAAGCCGATATTGACGTTATCGATGCCGATCTCGGCATCAGTGGGGCCTCTACGACCGGCAGGAACGGCTTTAAGGAACTCGTCGGACGGGTTGGTCTGAGTGAGATCGGTTTGATCCTGTCGATCGACGTGACCCGACTTGCTCGCAACTGTTCGGATTGGTATCCGCTGCTTGATATCTGCGGCCTGCGCGGCTGCCTCATTGCCGATCGCGATGGCGTCTATGATCCCGGCAGCGCCAATGGTCGTTTGCTTCTCGGTCTGAAGGGAACCATCTCAGAGCTTGAGCTGCATACAATCCGGAGCCGTTTGACCGCAGGTCTGCTTGCCAAGGCTGAGCGCGGCGAGCTTGCCCTCATGCTGCCGGTTGGTTTGGTGCGCGATGCGAGCGGGGTGGTCGTAAAAGATCCTGATCTAGGTGTTCAGGAACGGCTGGAGCTTGTGTTCCGGACATTCCTGAAGTTCCGGACCGTCGCCAAGGTCATGCGCGTCCTAAATGATCGGGACCTTCCCCTGCCGCGCCGCGACCGGTTTGGCGAACTACGCTGGGCGCGAGCAACGGTCTCGGCGGTGGCCCGGATCTTGAAGAATCCCGCCTACGCCGGTGCCTTCGTTTATGGACGGACCCGCTTTCGCGCCGCCGGGCGTGACGGCGGTTCAGAGGCGAAAACACCCAAGGATATTAAAGACTGGCGGATCATCGTGAAGGATCGCTACCCCCACTACATCGACTGGTCAACCTATGAGAAGATCCGCGATATTGTGCGAGACAACAGAGCCGAATACATGCGTGCCAAAACCAGGGGAGCTCCCCGTGATGGCGAATTGCTGTTGCACGGCATCGCCTGGTGCGGGCGATGTGGCTACAAGATGTACGTCCGCTATAAAGGTGGCGGAGAGTATGCTTGCAACCACCTGCATTCCCACTCTGGCCTGCCGGACTGCCAGCGTGTCCGTGCGGCTCAGATCGATGCAGCTGTGGCGGACGCTTTCCTGGCCGCGTTGGCGCCTGGGGAGCTTGACGCGCTAGCGCGGGCTCGGCAGGCACAACAGCAGGTCAACAAGGCCTTGCGCGCTGGCGCTGAACGGGAGCTTGAGCGCAAGCGCTACGCCGCGGCGCTGGCAGAACGCCAGTTCAATCGCGTTGACCCTGATAATCGTCTGGTCGCCTCCGAACTCGAGCGTCGATGGGAAGCAGCGTTGAGCGAACTTCGCGCTGCTGAAGATGCCGTTGCCCAACGAGCATCGACTGAACCCGCCAAGCGCACTGGGTTTAGCAAAGACCTCAACAACAAGGTCGTTGCGTTATTCGATAGCCTTCCCCAAATCTGGGCCAACGATGCGACGACCGACGCTCATCGCAAGGCACTATTGCGGTGCCTTGTCGAAAAAGTCGTCCTTGACCGCGGTGAGCGCGACGTTGCTTTGGCGAGGATCGTGTGGCGTGGCGGCGCCGTGACTGATCTCCACGTCAAAATGAAAGTCAATTCCGTCGCCAAGCTCACGCGCGGTGAAGAACTGCGCGCGCGTCTGCTGGAGCTCGCTCTGACGGGCGTGCCCGACGATCAAATCGCTGAAATACTGACGCGCGAAGGACACCATTCACCCAATTGCGAGGACAAGGTTTTGCCGATCACAGTGCAACGCCTCCGCCTTGCAGCGGGCATCAAGGCAAAGGCGCAGCGCAACAGATGGACACACGAACCTACTTTGCTCAGCGCCGTACAACTGGCCGCCAGGCTCGATATTCCTGTCAATTGGATTTACGTCCAAATCAGGCGGAAGCGCCTGCTCATCGACCAGCAGTCAACCGGAGCATATTTGTTCCAAAATTCCCCAGCGGTCGTCAACGCGGTTCGCGACCTTCGTAACCGCACCATTAATCACCTCGATCTGAGAATCATTCAGCCTCACCAGGAGGGGCATCAACATGCGTAG
- the tnpC gene encoding IS66 family transposase: MTRTGEPNVAELMAQLAASAAEIAALKAEKEALSRRVVKLEEELALARLHRFAPRSEKHIDRIFNEAEEAADDDDRDNGLVVDLPDTGLPALDSAAGKKRGRRPLPEDLPRERVEYDLPDDQKACPCCDSQMHRMGEAVTEQLHIEVKAKVLQNVRFKYACRHCDRTGINTPVVIAPMPPQPLPGSIATASTLAFALVHKYVDGTPLYRVAQTFERAGVPISRGALAHWVIGSSERHLHRIYDALKLRLRSQPLIHGDETTVQVLKEKDKEATSTSYMWAYRSGEDSDEPIVLLDYQPGRGQIHPQAFLGDYRGILMSDGYTVWRTFDGATHIGCMAHSRRRFVEALKTRKNGGGPPEQALRFFEQLYRIEKQAKDKAPDAGETKADCIRRFRQQHSLPVLNALKSWLDNIAPKVVPDTRLGDAVSYTLNQWDYLTRYITDGRMPIDNNILERDIRVFATGRKSWLFSDTADGARASAMIYSLMLTCRACGVDPLTWLRHVLTDLPQRSEAADIDDLLPFNFSKTTTA, encoded by the coding sequence ATGACCCGAACCGGCGAACCGAACGTTGCAGAACTGATGGCGCAGTTGGCGGCAAGCGCCGCCGAAATCGCTGCGCTCAAAGCCGAGAAGGAAGCGCTGTCACGGCGGGTCGTTAAGCTGGAGGAAGAACTTGCGCTCGCAAGGCTGCATCGGTTCGCACCCCGCAGCGAAAAGCATATTGATCGCATCTTCAACGAGGCCGAAGAGGCTGCAGACGATGATGACCGTGACAATGGCCTCGTCGTCGATCTCCCGGATACAGGCTTGCCGGCGCTCGATAGCGCGGCGGGAAAGAAGCGTGGACGCAGACCCTTGCCGGAAGACCTGCCGCGCGAGCGGGTCGAATACGATCTACCCGACGATCAAAAGGCTTGCCCTTGCTGCGACAGTCAAATGCATCGCATGGGCGAGGCCGTTACCGAGCAGCTCCATATCGAGGTCAAGGCAAAGGTTCTGCAGAATGTGCGGTTCAAATACGCCTGCCGCCATTGCGACCGCACCGGGATCAACACGCCTGTCGTGATCGCACCGATGCCGCCGCAACCCCTGCCGGGCAGCATCGCCACCGCCTCGACGCTGGCCTTCGCACTCGTCCACAAATACGTCGACGGCACGCCGCTCTACCGCGTGGCGCAAACGTTCGAACGGGCCGGCGTTCCAATCAGCCGAGGCGCTCTCGCGCACTGGGTGATCGGTTCGAGCGAGAGGCACCTGCATCGCATCTATGACGCTCTGAAGCTCCGGCTGCGATCGCAGCCTCTCATTCATGGCGATGAGACGACAGTTCAGGTGCTGAAGGAAAAGGACAAGGAAGCCACCAGCACGTCGTACATGTGGGCCTATCGCAGCGGCGAGGACAGTGACGAACCAATCGTGCTTCTCGATTATCAACCAGGCCGAGGCCAGATACATCCACAGGCATTCCTCGGCGACTACCGCGGCATACTGATGAGCGATGGCTACACAGTCTGGCGCACATTTGACGGCGCGACACATATCGGATGCATGGCGCATTCCAGGCGACGCTTTGTCGAGGCCCTCAAAACCAGGAAGAACGGAGGCGGACCGCCGGAACAGGCGCTCCGGTTCTTCGAGCAGCTCTACCGGATCGAAAAGCAGGCCAAAGATAAGGCCCCGGATGCCGGCGAGACGAAAGCAGACTGCATTCGCCGTTTCCGGCAACAGCACAGCTTGCCTGTCTTGAACGCGCTCAAGTCGTGGCTCGACAACATCGCGCCGAAGGTCGTGCCGGATACCAGGCTCGGCGATGCCGTGTCCTATACTCTCAACCAATGGGATTATCTGACGCGCTATATCACCGATGGCAGGATGCCGATCGATAACAACATTCTGGAACGCGACATCAGAGTTTTTGCGACCGGAAGAAAATCGTGGCTGTTCAGCGACACCGCTGACGGAGCCAGGGCCAGCGCCATGATCTACAGTCTGATGCTGACTTGCCGCGCCTGTGGCGTCGACCCACTCACCTGGCTGCGCCACGTGCTCACTGATTTGCCGCAGCGAAGCGAAGCGGCCGACATCGACGACCTGCTACCGTTCAACTTCTCCAAAACCACTACCGCCTAA
- a CDS encoding DUF6429 family protein: MEIDEDKIDDAVLALLWLTLHNERCAWKGFDWATTDRLHQKGMIGDPVNKSKSLVLTDEGLRRSEELFRTLFTRQPISPPP; the protein is encoded by the coding sequence ATGGAGATCGATGAGGACAAGATCGACGATGCCGTTTTGGCGCTGTTGTGGCTAACGCTGCATAACGAGCGTTGTGCCTGGAAGGGCTTTGACTGGGCAACGACGGATCGCTTGCATCAGAAGGGCATGATCGGCGACCCGGTGAACAAGTCGAAGTCGCTGGTGCTGACGGACGAGGGTCTGCGGCGGTCGGAGGAGCTGTTTCGGACGCTGTTTACGCGGCAACCGATATCGCCACCGCCTTGA
- the tnpC gene encoding IS66 family transposase (programmed frameshift) produces the protein MSLPPLSLPDDLASAHAALLAEREARLHAEAEATKAKAELSSIEALNAHLQLLIAKLERDKHGPSRERTQRLIDQMELQLEELVADATEDELASGTSAAKTQAVRAFTRKRPVRKPWPENIERERVITAAPTACDHCGGERLSKLGEDTTETLEEIPRRFKVVETVREKFTCRDCGCISQAPAPFHATPRGFLGPNLLSTIVFDKFSEHQPLNRQSRRFRSEGIDLSTQTLADQVGYVSAAVKPLFDLIETHLFAAERLHGDDTTIPILAKGQCITGRIWTYVCDDRPFGGLAPPAAVFYASSNRRGEHPQRHLAEFTGILQADNYNGFNPLFDRSRKQIPVTPAFCFAHARRKFFELADVSRSARRGKGARPVSATALEAVKRIDALFAIEREINGRSAEERLAVRQEKSKPLLDELEAWFRLELEGLSRSSPVIEPINYMLSRWADFARYADDGRICMTNNAAERALRGVACGRRNWSFAGSERGADRAAIMLTLITTARLNDIDPKAWLADVLTRIADLPVSRLRELLPWEWKRIKAVAISVAA, from the exons ATGTCGTTGCCGCCGCTTTCCCTTCCTGACGATCTTGCCAGCGCCCACGCCGCGCTGCTGGCAGAACGCGAGGCGCGATTGCACGCCGAGGCCGAAGCGACCAAAGCCAAAGCAGAGCTTTCCAGCATCGAGGCGCTCAACGCCCATCTGCAATTGCTGATCGCCAAGTTGGAACGCGACAAACACGGTCCGAGCCGGGAGCGCACCCAGCGGCTGATCGACCAGATGGAACTGCAGCTCGAAGAGCTGGTCGCCGACGCGACCGAGGACGAGCTCGCTTCAGGAACGTCTGCCGCCAAAACCCAAGCCGTGCGTGCCTTCACCCGCAAGCGACCAGTGCGCAAGCCTTGGCCAGAGAATATCGAACGCGAGCGCGTCATCACCGCAGCCCCCACGGCCTGCGATCACTGCGGCGGCGAGCGGCTGTCGAAGCTGGGTGAGGATACCACCGAGACGCTGGAGGAGATCCCGCGCCGCTTCAAGGTCGTGGAAACGGTGCGGGAGAAGTTTACCTGCCGGGACTGCGGTTGCATCAGCCAGGCTCCCGCACCCTTCCATGCAACACCACGCGGCTTCCTCGGCCCCAACCTTCTTTCCACCATCGTCTTCGACAAATTCTCCGAGCACCAACCGCTCAACCGCCAAAGTCGACGCTTTCGCAGCGAAGGGATCGATCTGTCTACCCAGACGCTTGCCGACCAGGTTGGTTACGTCAGCGCCGCCGTCAAACCGCTGTTCGATCTTATTGAGACCCATTTGTTTGCGGCCGAGCGGTTGCACGGCGACGACACCACCATCCCGATCCTCGCCAAGGGGCAGTGCATCACCGGCCGCATATGGACTTACGTTTGCGACGACCGGCCATTTGGAGGGCTCGCGCCGCCAGCCGCCGTCTTCTACGCCTCAAGCAACCGGCGTGGCGAACATCCGCAACGACATTTGGCCGAGTTCACCGGTATCCTGCAGGCCGAT AACTACAATGGCTTCAATCCGCTCTTTGACCGGAGCAGGAAACAAATCCCGGTGACGCCGGCCTTCTGTTTTGCCCATGCGCGGCGAAAGTTCTTCGAGCTGGCCGACGTCTCTCGCAGTGCGCGCCGGGGTAAGGGCGCACGGCCTGTCTCGGCGACGGCGTTGGAAGCGGTTAAACGCATCGACGCGTTGTTCGCCATCGAGCGCGAGATCAACGGTCGGAGTGCCGAAGAGCGCCTTGCCGTGCGCCAGGAAAAGAGCAAGCCGCTGCTCGACGAACTGGAGGCTTGGTTCAGGCTGGAACTCGAAGGCCTGTCGCGATCCTCACCGGTGATTGAACCCATCAACTATATGCTGTCGCGCTGGGCCGACTTTGCCAGATACGCCGACGACGGCAGGATCTGCATGACGAATAACGCGGCGGAAAGAGCCCTGCGCGGGGTTGCATGTGGAAGAAGAAACTGGAGCTTCGCCGGATCCGAGCGGGGCGCCGACCGGGCGGCCATCATGCTGACCCTTATTACGACGGCCCGCCTCAACGACATCGACCCGAAGGCTTGGCTCGCAGATGTGCTGACGCGCATCGCAGATCTTCCCGTCTCCCGCCTGCGTGAGCTCTTGCCTTGGGAATGGAAGAGGATCAAGGCGGTGGCGATATCGGTTGCCGCGTAA
- a CDS encoding ABC transporter substrate-binding protein produces the protein MTSPSADLIPLAKETKGVTVAKQDDIGVAQQIRLNTIQPPFNNVKLREALLYAVNGDDFLAAVISDPSLGKACKSFYTCSSPYGSGFPFGSGKGQKWSPKAVTTAPLRSYSMRPKIPTSMRS, from the coding sequence GTGACATCGCCCTCTGCTGACCTGATACCATTGGCCAAGGAGACGAAGGGCGTAACGGTCGCCAAGCAGGACGACATCGGCGTCGCTCAGCAAATCCGTCTCAACACCATCCAGCCGCCCTTCAACAATGTGAAGCTACGCGAAGCATTGCTGTACGCGGTAAACGGGGATGATTTTCTGGCAGCGGTCATCAGCGATCCATCGTTGGGCAAGGCATGCAAGTCCTTCTACACCTGCTCGTCACCCTACGGAAGCGGGTTTCCCTTCGGATCTGGAAAAGGCCAAAAATGGTCGCCGAAAGCGGTTACGACGGCACCCCTGCGGTCCTACTCGATGCGACCGAAAATACCAACATCCATGCGTTCGTGA
- a CDS encoding IS5 family transposase yields MPYKHNADRRHHVGKMKFRVTNWRDYEAGLRRRGSLTLWVTPEALAGWRAPRRKTRGGQAQYSDLAIETALTLGCVFAMRLRQTEGLLHSLLDLMGLKVPVPDHTTLSRRAQKWEPSARRNPPLPDGPLHVLVDSTGLKVYGAGQWLEQKHGARSRRTWRKLHLAVDAKSGAIIAHGLTDQKTDDPSQVAPLLDQIDGEIDQFTADGAYDGKPTYRSILQHSATANIVIPPRSTAVESGDTGPPGQRDKHIAAIASDGRLKWQAAAGYGKRALIETAIGRYKGLIGLRLRARSFPAQQTEVAIGCIVLNRMLACGRPESVRRQVTQA; encoded by the coding sequence ATGCCGTACAAACACAACGCCGATCGTCGTCATCACGTCGGAAAGATGAAATTCAGGGTGACGAATTGGCGTGACTACGAAGCAGGTCTGCGCCGGCGTGGTAGCCTGACCTTATGGGTAACGCCGGAGGCACTGGCAGGATGGCGCGCTCCGCGACGCAAGACCCGCGGCGGCCAAGCCCAGTATTCCGATCTCGCCATTGAGACTGCGCTGACGCTGGGTTGCGTCTTCGCAATGCGGCTGCGCCAGACCGAGGGATTGCTCCACTCGCTGCTGGATCTCATGGGGCTGAAAGTCCCAGTTCCAGATCATACGACGCTGAGCCGTCGGGCACAGAAGTGGGAGCCATCAGCCCGACGAAACCCGCCGCTGCCGGACGGCCCGCTGCATGTGCTTGTCGATAGCACGGGATTGAAAGTCTACGGCGCCGGGCAGTGGCTGGAGCAAAAACATGGCGCCAGATCACGTCGCACCTGGCGCAAGCTGCATCTGGCAGTGGATGCCAAAAGTGGCGCGATCATTGCCCATGGGCTGACAGACCAGAAAACGGATGATCCTTCCCAGGTGGCACCGCTGCTCGATCAGATCGACGGCGAGATCGACCAGTTCACGGCCGACGGAGCCTATGACGGCAAACCAACCTATCGGTCTATCCTGCAGCACAGCGCAACCGCGAACATCGTCATTCCACCGCGTTCCACGGCGGTGGAAAGCGGTGATACCGGACCGCCTGGTCAAAGGGACAAGCACATTGCCGCAATCGCAAGCGACGGTCGGCTGAAATGGCAGGCAGCCGCCGGCTACGGCAAGCGTGCGCTGATCGAAACCGCCATCGGACGATACAAGGGGCTGATCGGATTGCGCCTGCGGGCCCGCTCCTTTCCGGCTCAACAGACCGAGGTTGCCATCGGTTGCATCGTTCTCAACCGCATGCTGGCATGTGGACGCCCGGAGTCTGTCCGGCGTCAAGTCACGCAGGCATAA